A region of the Thiohalorhabdus sp. Cl-TMA genome:
CGTACTGCTCCAGCTCTGGGTGGAGGGCACCACCCGGGATCTGGGGGCCAACCTGTGGTCGCTGGTCTCCGCGGTGACCACCGGCCTGTTCTGGTCCCCGGTGTTCCTCTTCCTGCGCAGCCTCCGGCAGCGCTTCTCCATCGCCTGACCGCCCATGCGCCGCTCTTCCTCTCCCTTCGGTCGCCGCGGATCAGGCGGTTCCCAGCTTTCTTCGCGCATGGGCCAGTTCGCCCACTTCGAGCGCCGCACTCGCTTGGTGGGCCTGGGACTGCTCGGCCTCGGCCTCATCCTCATGGGCCGACTGTTCTACCTCCAGATCGAGCAGTTCTTCCACTACCGGACCCTGGCCGACGAGAACCGCATCACCGTGCGCCCGGTTCCCCCGCCGCGCGGGCTCATCTACGACCGCCGCGGACGCCTGCTGGTGGAGAACGAGCCCGCCTTTGCCCTGGAACTGTACCCCGAGCACGTGGACGACACCTCCAAGGTGCTCGACCGTCTGGTGGAGGTGCTGCCCTCGGCTGCGGTCCAGCGGGACCGCATGGCGCAGCGCCTGAAGGAGAGCCCACCCTATCTGCCCGCCATCCTGATCGAGGGGCTGAATACGGAGCAGGTGGCCAAGTTCGCCTCGCACCAGCACCGATTCCCGAGCATCCGCATCCGCGCCCGCTCCCAGCGCAATTACCTGAGGGGCCCCCTCACCGCCCATGTCCTTGGCTACCTGGCGCAGCCCGACAAGAGCGACTTCCGCAAGTTCGACGCCGACCTGTATCCCCCGGGTACCCGGGTGGGAAAGATGGGGCTGGAGCGCGAATACGAAGAGATCCTGCACGGCGCCCCGGGATTCCGCGAGGTGGAGACGGACGCCTTCGGCCGGGTGGTCCGGGAGATTTCCACGGAGCGCCCCGAGCCCGGCAAAAACCTGATCCTCACCCTGGACGAGGACCTGCAGAAGGCGACCCATGAGGCCCTGGCCCCCCACCCCGAGGCCTCGGCGGTGGCCCTGAATCCGGAGACTGGGGGCATCCTGGCCATGGCCAGCCGCCCCACCTTCAATCCTAACGAGTTCATTGGCGGGCTCAGCGACAACACGTGGCAACAGCTCCGACAGGATCCCAACGAGCCCCTGGTGAACCGCGTCACGCAGGGCCTTTACCCCCCCGCGTCCACCATCAAGCCGGTGCTGGCCATGGCGGGACTGGTCGACGGCGCCATCAAGACCTCCACGGAGTTCTCCTGCAACGGGACATTCAATGTAGGCCAGGACGAGCACACCTTCCACTGTTGGAAGAGCTGGGGACACGGCCCAATGACCGTGGACCAGGCGGTGGTGGAATCCTGCGACGTGTACTTCTACAAGCTCGCCCACCGCATGGGCATCGAGCCCATCCACAAGGCGCTCAAGGCCTTCGGCCTGGGCAACCGGACCGGCATCGACCTCCCCAGCGAGCGCAAGGGCCTCAATCCGGGCCCGGTCTGGAAGCGACGCATGCAGGGGGAGATCTGGTACCCCGGTGAGACGGTGATGACCGCCATCGGGCAGGGCTACATGGAGGCCACGCCGCTTCAGCTCGGCGTAATGGCGGCGGCCGTGGCCAATGGCGGCTTTCGGGTCGAGCCGCACCTGGTGCACGGCGTCCAGGACCCGGTCTCCGGCAAGGTGGACTACCGGGAGCACGATCGGGCCGCCATCGGGCTGGTGAAAGAGGAGTCCCTGGCGGTGATCCGCGACGCCATGCGGCGGGTGGTAGGCTCCGTTCACGGCACCGCCCATTCCATCGCCGGCGGCTGGATCCCGGTGGCCGGAAAGACCGGAACCGCCCAGGTGGTCCGGATCGACCGCGACAAGGAGGAGCAGCTCGACCCGAAGGAGAAGGAGCGCCGGCTCCGGGACCACGCGCTGTTCGTGGCCTTCGCCCCCGTGGAGGATCCGCAGATCGCCGTGGCCGTGGTGGTGGAGCACGGCATCAGCGGCGGCAAGACGGCGGGCAAGGTGGCACGCAAGATGATCGACAGCTACTTCGGCAAGGGATCCTGATGGCCTTCCTCAGTCCGGACAGCATCTGGCGCCGCTTCGACTGGCCCTATTTCCTGCCCATCCTGGGGCTGGCCACCGTCAGCCTGATCGTCCTCTACAGCGCCGGCGAGCAGGATCCGGGGCTGGTGATCGGCCAGGCGCTGCGGTTCGGCGTCGCCTTCCTGGTCTTCTTCCTGGTGGCCGCCATTCCGCCGCGTCTGCTTTCCCTGCTGGCCCCCTATTTCTACGTGGGCGTCCTCCTCCTGCTGGTGCTGGTGCCCTTCGTCGGCACCACGGGTATGGGCGCGCAGCGGTGGATCGTGGTGGGGCCGCTCACTCTGCAGCCCTCGGAGCTGGCCAAGCTCGTCCTGCCCATGACCCTGGCGGCCTTCCTGAGCCACCAGGACTACCCGCCCAGCCCCGGGGTTCTGATCAGCAGCCTGGTGCTCATCGCCCTCCCCACGGGCCTGATCATGATCCAGCCCGATCTGGGCACCTCCGTGCTCATCGCCGCCTCGGGCCTGGTAATCCTCTTCCTGGCGGGCACGCCATGGTGGTTCTTCGCCAGCCTGGGGACCCTCGCGCTGGCGGCCATGGTTCCCGCCTGGCACATGCTCCACGATTACCAGCGCCAGCGGCTCCTGGGCTTCCTCAACCCCGAAGCCGACCCCTACGGGGCGGGCTACCACATAACCCAGAGCAAGATTGCCATCGGCTCCGGCGGGCTCACGGGCAAGGGATGGCTGAACGGCACTCAGGCGCAGCTGGACTTTCTCCCCGAGCGGCATACCGATTTCATCTTCGCCGTACTGTCCGAGGAATTCGGACTGATCGGCGGACTGGTCCTCCTGACCCTGTATCTGGTCCTCACGCTGCGGGGACTGGTGATCGCCTTCCGCAGCCGGGAGATGTACAACCGGCTGGTGGCGGCCGGCATTTCCACCATGTTTTTCTTCTACGTCGTCATCAACATCGGCATGACCAGCGGCCTGCTCCCGGTGGTGGGGGTGCCCCTGCCGCTGGTGAGCTACGGGGGCTCCTCCCTGGTGGCCCTGCTGGCGGGCCTTGGACTGGTGATGGGCATCAGCATGCGGCGCGGACGATGATGACCGTGCACGGGCGTGGTACCATTCCGGCCGACACGAGGAATGTCGCCACTTGTCCACGACCCGGATACGGACCGCTCGCGCCCCGAACATGGCCGCATTTTCTACGACGCCTGTCCCTGCTGACTCGCGCACCTGCGACCGTCACGGCCTGGGTACCCCCCTCCTGGGAGCGGTTCTCGCCTTTCTGGTCACCGGGTGCGCCACCCATTCCGGAGGAAAAGGTCCGGACATGGACGCCGGCGTCCCCGCCGACCGAAGCGGCAGCCACAAGACGACGCCCTACAAGGTGGGCGGCACTTGGTACCACCCGCTCAAGACCGCCCGGGGATACAACGAGGTGGGCCTGGCGTCCTGGTACGGCAGCAAATTCCACGGACGCCCTACCGCCAACGGCGAGGTCTTCAACATGCACCTCCCCACGGCGGCTCACCGCAGGCTTCCGCTGCCCACTATCGCCCGGGTCACCAATCTGGAGAACGGCCGCTCCACACAGGTCCGGATCAACGACCGCGGTCCCTTCGTGGATACGCACGAGCGGATCATCGACCTCTCCTACGGCGCGGCCCAGCGTCTGGGCATGGACGAAAAGGGCCTGGCGCGTGTCCGGATCGAGGCCCTGCGGGGCCCCGACGTTTCCGGACAGGCGAAACGCCAGGACCGGCCTTCAGCGAAGCCCGGCGCCCGGGACCTCTACCTGCAGGTGGGAGCCTTCCGGAAGGAGCAGAACGCCTCCCAGCTCAAGCAGCGCCTGCGCGACCTGGACCTGGACCGGGTGGTCATCACCACGGGGCACAGCGAGGGCAGCCGGATCTTCCGGGTCCGCATGGGGCCCTTGTCCGGGGTGGCCCGCGCCGACCAGCTGGCCCAGGAGCTCCGGAGCGCGGGATTTCCCACCGGACAGCTGGTTCATGAATAGGCGGCGCCTCGCCTCCTCCACTCGTCGGATACCTGCACCAGGACGGGACGCAACGTGCGCATGAAGAATCCTCCATTCCTCCTCCTCCGGCCCATGATCCTGCTTCTTGCCCTCCTCCTGGCGGCGCCGGTCTCCGGCGCCCCGGTTCCCAGCCCTCCGGAGGTGGATGGCCATTCCGCCTTCCTGATGGATTACCATTCCGGCCGGGTGCTGGCCGACCAGGAGGGGGACAAGCCCTGGCCGCCGGCGAGCCTCGCCAAGCTCATGACCCTCTACACCGCCTTCACGGCGCTGGAGGAAGGCAGCGTCGCCCTCGACGACACGGTCCGGGTCAGCGAAAAGGCCTGGCGCACCAAGGGCTCCCGCATGTTCCTCGAGGTAGGCGACGAGGTGCCGCTGAAGCGGATCCTCAAGGGGATCATCGTGGAGAGCGGCAACGATGCGTGCGTGGCCCTCGCGGAGCATGTAGCCGGCTCGGAGGAAGCATTCGTCCAGCTCATGAATATGCATGGCCGGGAGCTGGGCATGGAGAACACCCAGTTCGCCAACGCCACCGGTCTGCCGGCGGAGGGGATGAAGACCACGGCCCGCGACATGGCCCACCTGGCCGCGGCCCTGATCCGGGAATTCTCCGGACACTACGACCTGTTCTCCATCCGCAAGATGACCTACAACGAGATCACCCAGTACAACCGCAACCGCCTCATGTGGTGGGACGACTCGGTGGACGGCATGAAGACCGGGCACACCGAGGACGCCGGCTACGCGCTGGTGGCCTCCGCCAAGCGGGAGGGCATGCGGCTGATATCGGTGGTGATGGGCACCGGCAGCGAGCGGGCGCGGGCGGAGGAATCCCAGACCCTGCTGAATTACGGCTTCCGGTTCTACCGCACCTATAAGCTGTACAATGCCGGCGAGTCCTTGCACGAAGTCCGGGTCTGGAAGGGCGCCGCGGATCACGTGGGGGTCAGCCTGCCGAAGGACCTCTACCTCACCCTGCCGCGCGGGCAGCGGGACCGTCTGGAGGTCACCCTGAACTTCGGCGGCCCCCTAATGGCGCCGGTGCCCGAGGGCACGGAGGTGGGGCAGCTAGTGGCCAAGCTGGAGGACCGCACCGTAACCACGCGCCCCCTGACCACCCTGCAGGAGATCCCGGAGGGAGGATTCTTCGGGCGGCTCATCGACTCCTTCCGGGTCTGGCTCACGGAGTAAGCGCTTTGCCCGATTCCACGTCCATCGCCTATGTCAATGGGGCGTTCCTGCCCCTCGGGGAGGCCCGGGTCTCCATTCTGGACCGCGGCTTCCAGTTCGCCGACGGGGTCTACGAAGTGATCCCGGTGTACGGTGGCAGGCCGTTCCGGCTGGACGCCCATCTGCGCCGCCTCGAGCGATCCCTGAACGAAATCCGCATGTCCCCCCCCATGGACCGGGAAGCCCTGGGGGAACGGATACGGGAGCTCATCACCCGCAACGGCGGCAGCGACTGCCAGCAGGTCTACCTCCAGGTGACCCGCGGGGAGGCGCCGCGGAACCATCCCTTTCCGCGGGAGGTCCATCCTACCGTGGTGATGACTTGCTCCCCGGTGCCCCCCGTTCCCGCGGAGTGGGTGCAGGACGGGGTCTCGGTCATCACCGCCGAGGACATCCGTTGGGCGCGCTGCGACATCAAATCCATCGCCCTGCTGCCCAACGTCATGATGCGCCAGAAGGCGGCCGACGCGGGCGCCTACGAGGCCCTCTGGGTCCACGAGGGGGCGGTGCAGGAGGGAGCGGCCTCCAACGTTTTCGCCGTGTACGGCGGCCAGGCGGTCACCCCGCCCGATGGCCCCCGGGTCCTCCCCGGCATCACCCGCGACGTGGTCCTGGAGCTCGCCGAGGAGCGGGGCCTTCCCGTGAGCACTGGATCCATCGCCGCCTCCGACCTGGCCCGCGCGGAGGAGATCTGGCTCACTTCCAGTACCAAGGAAGTGCTGCCGGTAACCCGCCTGGACGGCGAGCCCGTGGGCGACGGCCGCCCCGGTCCCCTGTTCCGGTCCGTGCTCGACGCCTATCGAGCCCGGATCGGGGAGCTGCGCGCCCGCGCCGAGGAGGAACAGCCATGAGCGACCAATGCCCCCTGGGGGATGCCAGGGTAGAATATCCCATTCCCTATACGGTCAAGGCCTTCGGACCGAACCAGAACGGATTCCCGGAGCGCGTACGAATGCTGGTGGAGCAGCACACGCCCCTAAACGAGCACGCGCTGCACACCCGCGAGAGCCGCAATGGCCGGTACATCAGCGTTTCCTGCGCCTTCGAGGCCGAGAGCCGGGAGCAGCTGGATGCCATCTATGCCGATCTCCAGTCCGATCCCGACGTCCTCGCCGCCCTCTGAGACCGAAGGCAGCCCCCGGGTCCACGAGCTCGGTCTGCGGGACTACTCGTCCGTCTGGGCGGCCATGCAGGCCTTCACCGCCGAGCGGGATGCGGCGACGCCCGACGAGCTGTGGCTCGTCGAGCATCCCCCGGTGTTCACCCAGGGACGCAACGGGAAGCCGGAGCACCTGCTCCACGTCACCGGCATTCCGGTGGTGGAAACCGACCGCGGCGGCCAGGTCACCTACCACGGGCCGGGGCAGTGCGTGGCCTATCCCCTTCTGGACCTTCGCCGCCGCGGCTGGGGAATCCGCACTTACGTGGCGGCCCTGGAGCAGGCGGTGATCGATTTCCTCGCCGGGTTCGGGCTGGCGGGCACACGCCGGGAAGGCGCCCCGGGCATCTACCTGGACCGGCCCGGTCAGCCCAAGATCGCCTCCATCGGGCTCCGGGTGCGGGGCGGCTGCACCTATCACGGCGTGAGCCTGAACCTGACCAATGACCTCGGCCCCTTCGCTATGATCAATCCGTGCGGCTACGCCGGAATGGCCGTCACCCGGCTGGCCGATCATGTACCCGATCTGGACGCCGACGCCGCCCGGCAGGCCTTCACGGCGGCGTTGCAGCACACTTTCCGTCTTTCCCAGGAGCCCCTTCATGGCTGATACCCGCCGGGATCCCGCAGCCGCCCGCGAAGAGGAGGAGGTCCGCCAGCCTCATCCCGGCAAGGGCGAATACAAGATGCGCAAGGCGCGCTTCGATCGGGACCAGCCGGACCTGGGGCGCAAGCCCGGATGGCTCCGGGTGCGCTCCCCTTCCGACCCGCGCGTGCACGAGATCAAGCAGATCCTCCGCAGCCACGAGCTGCATACGGTCTGCGAGGAGGCCTCCTGCCCGAACCTCGGTGAATGCTTCGGGGGCGGAACCGCCACCTTCATGATCCTGGGCGAGGTCTGTACCCGGCGCTGCTCCTTCTGCGACGTGGCCACCGGCCGCCCGGCGCCGCCGGACCCGCTGGAGCCGGCCCACCTGGCCTCCGCGGTGGCGGACATGGGACTGGAGTTCGCCGTGATCACCTCGGTGGATCGCGACGATCTGACCGACGGCGGCGCCGGCCAGTTCGCCGAGGTCATCCGCCTGCTGCGGGAGCAGTGCCCGGATACCGGCGTCGAGATCCTCACCCCCGACTTCCGGGGCTGCGAGGAGGAGGCTCTCACCCGCCTGGCCGACCACCCGCCCAACGTCTTCAACCACAACGTGGAAACGGTCCCGGAGCTGTATTATACGGTGCGGCCCAGCGCCGACTATCAGCGCTCCCTGCGCCTGCTTCGCCGCTTCCGCGACGTGGTTCCCGACGTACCCACCAAATCCGGGCTCATGCTGGGCCTCGGCGAGGAGCTCGACCAGGTGCGCCGCGTCATGGCCGATCTGCGCGCCCACGGCGTGGATATCCTCACCCTGGGGCAGTACCTGGCGCCGAGCGGCCACCACCATCCGGTGCGGGCCTACATCCATCCCGATACTTTCGCCCAGTTGAAGGAAGAAGCCCTGGGCCTGGGCTTTCTCAGCGTCAACGCCGGACCCCTGGTCCGATCCTCCTACCACGCCGGGGATTATATTCCCCCGCGCCCCTCGCCGATTCCAGATTGACAGGCAGCGGTCGCCGGCTGATAGGCTAAAGTTTTTATCTATTTAACCGCCCAACGGGGGCCAGCCCGCCCGCG
Encoded here:
- the rodA gene encoding rod shape-determining protein RodA, with product MAFLSPDSIWRRFDWPYFLPILGLATVSLIVLYSAGEQDPGLVIGQALRFGVAFLVFFLVAAIPPRLLSLLAPYFYVGVLLLLVLVPFVGTTGMGAQRWIVVGPLTLQPSELAKLVLPMTLAAFLSHQDYPPSPGVLISSLVLIALPTGLIMIQPDLGTSVLIAASGLVILFLAGTPWWFFASLGTLALAAMVPAWHMLHDYQRQRLLGFLNPEADPYGAGYHITQSKIAIGSGGLTGKGWLNGTQAQLDFLPERHTDFIFAVLSEEFGLIGGLVLLTLYLVLTLRGLVIAFRSREMYNRLVAAGISTMFFFYVVINIGMTSGLLPVVGVPLPLVSYGGSSLVALLAGLGLVMGISMRRGR
- a CDS encoding YbeD family protein, with protein sequence MSDQCPLGDARVEYPIPYTVKAFGPNQNGFPERVRMLVEQHTPLNEHALHTRESRNGRYISVSCAFEAESREQLDAIYADLQSDPDVLAAL
- a CDS encoding septal ring lytic transglycosylase RlpA family protein, encoding MDAGVPADRSGSHKTTPYKVGGTWYHPLKTARGYNEVGLASWYGSKFHGRPTANGEVFNMHLPTAAHRRLPLPTIARVTNLENGRSTQVRINDRGPFVDTHERIIDLSYGAAQRLGMDEKGLARVRIEALRGPDVSGQAKRQDRPSAKPGARDLYLQVGAFRKEQNASQLKQRLRDLDLDRVVITTGHSEGSRIFRVRMGPLSGVARADQLAQELRSAGFPTGQLVHE
- the lipB gene encoding lipoyl(octanoyl) transferase LipB translates to MPISSPIPTSSPPSETEGSPRVHELGLRDYSSVWAAMQAFTAERDAATPDELWLVEHPPVFTQGRNGKPEHLLHVTGIPVVETDRGGQVTYHGPGQCVAYPLLDLRRRGWGIRTYVAALEQAVIDFLAGFGLAGTRREGAPGIYLDRPGQPKIASIGLRVRGGCTYHGVSLNLTNDLGPFAMINPCGYAGMAVTRLADHVPDLDADAARQAFTAALQHTFRLSQEPLHG
- a CDS encoding D-alanyl-D-alanine carboxypeptidase family protein; the protein is MKNPPFLLLRPMILLLALLLAAPVSGAPVPSPPEVDGHSAFLMDYHSGRVLADQEGDKPWPPASLAKLMTLYTAFTALEEGSVALDDTVRVSEKAWRTKGSRMFLEVGDEVPLKRILKGIIVESGNDACVALAEHVAGSEEAFVQLMNMHGRELGMENTQFANATGLPAEGMKTTARDMAHLAAALIREFSGHYDLFSIRKMTYNEITQYNRNRLMWWDDSVDGMKTGHTEDAGYALVASAKREGMRLISVVMGTGSERARAEESQTLLNYGFRFYRTYKLYNAGESLHEVRVWKGAADHVGVSLPKDLYLTLPRGQRDRLEVTLNFGGPLMAPVPEGTEVGQLVAKLEDRTVTTRPLTTLQEIPEGGFFGRLIDSFRVWLTE
- the lipA gene encoding lipoyl synthase — encoded protein: MRKARFDRDQPDLGRKPGWLRVRSPSDPRVHEIKQILRSHELHTVCEEASCPNLGECFGGGTATFMILGEVCTRRCSFCDVATGRPAPPDPLEPAHLASAVADMGLEFAVITSVDRDDLTDGGAGQFAEVIRLLREQCPDTGVEILTPDFRGCEEEALTRLADHPPNVFNHNVETVPELYYTVRPSADYQRSLRLLRRFRDVVPDVPTKSGLMLGLGEELDQVRRVMADLRAHGVDILTLGQYLAPSGHHHPVRAYIHPDTFAQLKEEALGLGFLSVNAGPLVRSSYHAGDYIPPRPSPIPD
- the mrdA gene encoding penicillin-binding protein 2, which codes for MGQFAHFERRTRLVGLGLLGLGLILMGRLFYLQIEQFFHYRTLADENRITVRPVPPPRGLIYDRRGRLLVENEPAFALELYPEHVDDTSKVLDRLVEVLPSAAVQRDRMAQRLKESPPYLPAILIEGLNTEQVAKFASHQHRFPSIRIRARSQRNYLRGPLTAHVLGYLAQPDKSDFRKFDADLYPPGTRVGKMGLEREYEEILHGAPGFREVETDAFGRVVREISTERPEPGKNLILTLDEDLQKATHEALAPHPEASAVALNPETGGILAMASRPTFNPNEFIGGLSDNTWQQLRQDPNEPLVNRVTQGLYPPASTIKPVLAMAGLVDGAIKTSTEFSCNGTFNVGQDEHTFHCWKSWGHGPMTVDQAVVESCDVYFYKLAHRMGIEPIHKALKAFGLGNRTGIDLPSERKGLNPGPVWKRRMQGEIWYPGETVMTAIGQGYMEATPLQLGVMAAAVANGGFRVEPHLVHGVQDPVSGKVDYREHDRAAIGLVKEESLAVIRDAMRRVVGSVHGTAHSIAGGWIPVAGKTGTAQVVRIDRDKEEQLDPKEKERRLRDHALFVAFAPVEDPQIAVAVVVEHGISGGKTAGKVARKMIDSYFGKGS
- a CDS encoding D-amino acid aminotransferase codes for the protein MPDSTSIAYVNGAFLPLGEARVSILDRGFQFADGVYEVIPVYGGRPFRLDAHLRRLERSLNEIRMSPPMDREALGERIRELITRNGGSDCQQVYLQVTRGEAPRNHPFPREVHPTVVMTCSPVPPVPAEWVQDGVSVITAEDIRWARCDIKSIALLPNVMMRQKAADAGAYEALWVHEGAVQEGAASNVFAVYGGQAVTPPDGPRVLPGITRDVVLELAEERGLPVSTGSIAASDLARAEEIWLTSSTKEVLPVTRLDGEPVGDGRPGPLFRSVLDAYRARIGELRARAEEEQP